A genomic window from Myotis daubentonii chromosome 4, mMyoDau2.1, whole genome shotgun sequence includes:
- the LOC132232876 gene encoding lipase maturation factor 1-like, whose protein sequence is MLGAGLIKIRGDQCWRDLTCMDFHYETQPVPNPTAYFLHRSPWWVHRFETLSNHFLELVVPFFLFLGRRMRILHGALQIFFQVVLIVSGNLSFLNWLTIVPSIACFDDATLGFLFPSGPGSLKDRVLKMQKEEAREAGPTPTYGCMVRQAANLALGVLVAWLSIPVVLNLLSPKQVMNSSFNPLRIVNTYGAFGSITRERTEVILQGTASPNASAPDAVWEDYEFKCKPGDLRRRPCLISPYHHRLDWLMWFAAFQTYEQHEWVIHLAGRLLANDAEILSLLAFNPFADKAPPRWVRGEHYRYKFSRPGGLHAADGKWWIRKRIGPYFPPLSLRNLKGYFRSREWPYPAPE, encoded by the exons ACGCAGCCGGTGCCCAACCCCACGGCCTACTTCCTGCACCGCTCCCCATGGTGGGTCCACCGCTTCGAGACCCTCAGCAACCACTTCCTGGAGCTTGTGGtgcccttcttcctcttcctcggACGGCGGATGCGCATCCTCCATGGCGCCTTACAGATCTTCTTCCAG GTGGTCCTCATCGTCAGTGGGAACCTGAGCTTCCTGAACTGGCTGACCATCGTGCCCAGCATCGCCTGCTTCGATGACGCCACCCTGGGGTTCTTATTCCCCTCCGGGCCTGGCAGCCTCAAGGACCGAGTCCTCAAGATGCAGAAGGAGGAAGCCCGGGAGGCCGGGCCCACGCCGACGTACG GCTGCATGGTGCGGCAGGCGGCCAACCTGGCACTGGGTGTCCTGGTCGCCTGGCTCAGCATCCCCGTGGTCCTCAACTTGCTGAGCCCCAAGCAGGTCATGAACAGCTCCTTCAACCCCCTCAGGATCGTCAACACATACGGAGCCTTCGGAAG CATCACCAGGGAGCGAACAGAGGTCATCCTGCAGGGCACGGCCAGCCCCAACGCCAGCGCTCCGGACGCTGTGTGGGAGGACTACGAGTTCAAGTGCAAGCCGGGTGACCTGAGGAGACGGCCATGCCTCATCTCCCCCTACCACCACCGCCTCGACTGGCTCATGTGGTTCGCAGCCTTCCAG ACCTACGAGCAGCACGAGTGGGTCATCCACCTGGCGGGCAGGCTCCTGGCCAATGACGCCGAGATCCTGTCCCTGCTGGCCTTTAACCCCTTTGCGGACAAGGCCCCCCCCAG GTGGGTCAGGGGCGAGCACTACAGGTACAAGTTCAGCCGCCCCGGGGGCCTGCACGCCGCAGATGGCAAGTGGTGGATCCGGAAGAGGATCGGCCCCTACTTCCCTCCACTCAGCCTCCGGAACCTGAAGGGCTACTTTAGGTCACGGGAGTGGCCGTACCCAGCACCGGAATAG